One Dehalococcoidia bacterium DNA window includes the following coding sequences:
- a CDS encoding C39 family peptidase, with translation MDKRFLSLAVLAVVAILSPSAVITQPNVYGFYGSVTFDGVPAARGTMVKVWVDDGVVKPGTTDMDCSICVDGKFAGKTLSPSAGVRYSVVAQTLTPESGVNKKVNPIATTAIAPDLIITDIWTNSVAPSKTQMYSITAVVKPVGNQRADAGFRNDQHVTFYVDGVKVSAASYDAVNPGGSIKVISPLLVVPPSGSHDITACADAENDILESNEENNCRSEPFVFPQSPAPRQLQVPYYNQADTSWCWATSLSMILEYYGYDRKPWQIAADFDKGPDEALNGFDSLGLLGMIKVENYVETYYSAGMEGAWELDCFRDNSSFVREIQMALASGHPVWVLFWDQSHVIVATGFDGVGPSDHVYVNDPSGWLTGWDTVQHQFTWSEFASLIDTKWSSPFGDVELLYAKVPQLQTAHNKATIEVQPGDMSFTTLAEGNKHQLTLRWDGMPPYSGYRYEVSAGGTDWYQKDTDGEYDNYGFNATQADTLTVIPRYANYAIPDTTCYLRTIAEIRRANDNSLVWSEPFGVETVFAKTDQLGYDTTIFKPLLDIPPGTYKLVLRLEGNVDNQNTWSEFDRCEFYFGVTASPSANVDRQPR, from the coding sequence ATGGACAAGCGGTTTCTATCATTGGCAGTGTTAGCAGTGGTGGCAATCTTGTCGCCCTCTGCGGTCATTACTCAGCCGAACGTATACGGTTTCTATGGTTCGGTCACTTTTGACGGAGTCCCGGCAGCCAGAGGCACAATGGTTAAGGTATGGGTAGACGATGGGGTAGTGAAGCCGGGTACCACGGATATGGATTGTTCCATATGCGTCGATGGTAAATTCGCCGGCAAGACGCTTTCCCCCTCGGCAGGCGTCCGATACAGCGTGGTTGCCCAGACGCTGACACCGGAATCGGGTGTCAATAAGAAGGTCAATCCGATTGCCACCACCGCAATCGCGCCGGATTTGATTATCACCGATATCTGGACAAATTCCGTCGCTCCTTCAAAGACGCAGATGTACTCCATTACCGCGGTAGTCAAGCCCGTTGGAAATCAGCGGGCTGATGCCGGCTTCCGGAATGACCAACATGTCACCTTCTACGTTGACGGGGTAAAGGTCAGTGCTGCGAGCTACGATGCCGTGAATCCCGGAGGATCGATAAAGGTGATATCACCCTTGCTGGTGGTGCCTCCATCTGGCAGCCACGATATTACCGCGTGCGCCGATGCTGAAAATGACATCTTGGAGTCAAATGAAGAAAACAATTGTCGTAGCGAACCGTTTGTTTTTCCACAGAGTCCCGCGCCGCGTCAACTCCAGGTCCCTTATTATAATCAGGCCGATACCAGTTGGTGTTGGGCCACTTCACTGTCGATGATTCTGGAGTACTACGGTTACGATCGAAAACCATGGCAGATAGCGGCAGATTTCGACAAAGGTCCAGACGAGGCACTCAACGGTTTTGACTCCCTTGGGCTCCTCGGTATGATCAAAGTTGAGAACTATGTGGAGACATATTATAGCGCCGGAATGGAGGGTGCCTGGGAACTGGACTGTTTCCGGGATAATTCATCCTTTGTTCGGGAGATACAGATGGCATTGGCTTCCGGTCATCCGGTCTGGGTCTTATTTTGGGATCAATCACATGTCATTGTCGCTACAGGGTTTGATGGGGTGGGGCCATCCGATCATGTGTATGTAAACGATCCATCGGGCTGGTTGACCGGCTGGGACACCGTTCAACATCAATTCACATGGTCGGAATTCGCGAGCCTTATTGATACCAAATGGTCTTCACCGTTTGGAGATGTGGAACTGCTGTATGCCAAAGTGCCGCAGCTTCAGACGGCTCACAATAAGGCGACCATTGAAGTTCAACCTGGTGACATGTCGTTTACGACTTTAGCCGAAGGAAACAAACATCAACTCACCCTCAGATGGGATGGCATGCCTCCGTATTCGGGTTACCGGTACGAAGTATCTGCTGGTGGAACCGACTGGTACCAGAAGGACACGGACGGAGAATACGATAACTATGGGTTTAATGCAACTCAAGCAGACACTCTCACGGTGATACCCCGTTACGCCAACTATGCCATACCCGATACTACCTGCTATCTCCGAACGATTGCCGAAATCAGAAGAGCGAACGACAACTCATTGGTATGGTCAGAACCATTCGGTGTGGAAACCGTGTTTGCCAAAACTGACCAACTTGGATACGACACCACCATATTCAAACCTCTTCTCGATATCCCCCCGGGTACATACAAACTCGTCTTGCGCCTTGAGGGTAATGTGGACAATCAGAACACCTGGAGTGAATTCGATCGATGCGAGTTTTATTTTGGGGTGACGGCGTCTCCCTCAGCAAATGTGGATCGTCAGCCCAGATGA